From Arachis stenosperma cultivar V10309 chromosome 2, arast.V10309.gnm1.PFL2, whole genome shotgun sequence, one genomic window encodes:
- the LOC130962412 gene encoding protein CYCLOPS-like yields MVPQHGDGIDTMKQEAANLTGIDYRSMYELPNQQRSFMTSSNSSSSTFKTLQFGDADKVSSSVSILKDTLQRKITEKEATDKSLNGIFCPQEPVFHRKLESSEARTASQEPSQSESSVAAPVVSSGLDACEGFREQIMDNLKDDRKRRSLDRYGSVSMAEAKERNLTPSVPSDMQAVLKRCETLEKEVRSLKFNLSFMNRKDSEQTKQLEDLQRQNKSWQMKKSTS; encoded by the exons ATGGTGCCTCAACATGGTGATGGTATTGACACTATGAAACAAGAAGCAGCAAATTTAACTGGGATTGATTATCGCTCGATGTATGAGCTTCCAAACCAGCAGCGATCATTCATGACTTCATCCAACTCCTCTTCATCTACCTTCAAGACACTTCAATTTGGTGATGCAGATAAAGTTTCATCTTCTGTGAGCATACTAAAAGACACACTGCAACGCAAGATAACCGAGAAGGAAGCCACAGATAAAAGCCTAAATGGAATCTTTTGTCCTCAAGAACCTGTTTTCCACAGAAAATTGGAGTCATCAGAAGCCA GGACAGCTTCACAAGAACCTTCTCAAAGTGAATCCTCTGTTGCTGCACCTGTTGTCTCCTCTGGTTTAGATGCTTGTGAAG GTTTCAGAGAACAGATAATGGATAATCTCAAAGATGACCGAAAG AGGAGAAGTCTAGACAGATATGGATCTGTATC AATGGCTGAGGCAAAGGAAAGAAACTTAACACCATCAGTTCCCTCGGACATGCAAGCTGTCTTGAAGCGTTGCGAGACCCTTGAAAAGGAAGTCCGGTCGCTAAAATTTAATCTGTCCTTCATGAATAG GAAGGATTCTGAACAGACAAAACAGCTAGAAGACCTTCAGAGGCAGAACAAGAGTTGGCAGATGAAAAAGAGCACCTCCTAG